The following are encoded together in the Edaphobacter lichenicola genome:
- the kdsB gene encoding 3-deoxy-manno-octulosonate cytidylyltransferase, translating to MILGVIPARLASTRLSRKVLRNIAGRPMLAWVYEAASACPQLDRVLIATDSDEVAELCHRNHWPVQLTSPDLPSGTDRVHAVARHHHADIYVNIQGDEPLLKPEHITALLRPFTHHHVEVSTLKVLCTPENITNPNAVKVVTAADGRALYFSRATIPFDRDGQARYGQNHDRQAHDGVAPEYWKHIGLYAYRKATLERFPTLPPSLLEQTERLEQLRFLENNIPIYVEPTDFDTIGVDTEEDLHRVESLLLRQ from the coding sequence ATCATCCTCGGCGTCATCCCCGCCCGCCTCGCCTCCACGCGCCTGTCCCGCAAGGTCCTCCGCAACATCGCCGGACGCCCCATGCTCGCCTGGGTCTACGAGGCCGCCAGCGCCTGCCCCCAGCTCGATCGCGTCCTCATCGCCACCGACTCCGACGAAGTAGCCGAGCTCTGCCACCGCAACCACTGGCCCGTCCAGCTCACCTCGCCCGACCTCCCCAGCGGCACCGACCGCGTCCACGCCGTCGCCCGCCACCACCACGCCGACATCTACGTCAACATCCAGGGCGACGAACCCCTGCTCAAACCCGAACACATCACCGCACTCCTCCGCCCCTTCACCCACCACCACGTCGAAGTCTCCACCCTCAAAGTCCTCTGCACCCCCGAAAACATCACCAACCCCAACGCCGTAAAGGTAGTCACCGCTGCCGACGGCCGCGCCCTCTACTTCTCCCGAGCCACCATCCCCTTCGATCGCGATGGACAAGCCCGCTATGGACAAAATCATGACAGACAAGCCCACGACGGAGTAGCTCCTGAGTATTGGAAGCACATCGGCCTCTACGCCTACCGCAAGGCCACCCTCGAGCGCTTCCCCACCCTACCCCCCAGTCTCCTCGAGCAAACCGAACGCCTCGAGCAACTCCGCTTCCTGGAAAACAACATCCCCATCTACGTAGAGCCCACCGACTTCGACACCATCGGAGTCGACACCGAAGAAGACCTCCACCGCGTAGAGTCCCTACTCCTGCGCCAATAA
- a CDS encoding S41 family peptidase, with protein sequence MPKISKILLLAVSVVLVVTVFLGVNSNPVSAASEPQDGAYRQINVYSEVLRHIQTDYVEEPNINAVTNGALRGLLESLDADSSYLTPEDYKAFKADKGGKAQVGINVSKRFGYATVVSVVPGSPADKANLSDGDIIEAIGPQDTRDISLAMIQLLLEGQPGSELTVSVVRPRKAAPDKIVMTRVSTPPPPVAETMYENSSIIYLKPGVLDHDHVQQIEAKLKAMPKVGNKKILLDLRDVAAGDMPEATRLANFFLKDGTIAMLEGQKVAKQTFTAEASKAINTTAPVVVLVNRGTAGPAELVAAALLDNKRADLVGEKTFGEGAQQKTFELPDGAALILSIAKYESPSGKKLQDDGVTPGVLVASTAEDAVAEEDTTTPAEKSQQPLQKPAVTVDEQLTKALDLLKSKAA encoded by the coding sequence ATGCCTAAGATCTCGAAGATTCTGTTGCTCGCTGTGTCGGTTGTTTTGGTGGTCACCGTGTTTCTGGGAGTGAACTCAAACCCTGTAAGTGCTGCGAGTGAGCCGCAGGATGGGGCGTATCGCCAGATCAACGTGTACAGCGAGGTGCTGCGGCATATTCAGACGGACTACGTGGAAGAGCCGAATATCAATGCGGTGACCAATGGCGCGCTGCGTGGCTTGCTGGAGTCGCTCGATGCGGACTCGAGCTATCTGACGCCTGAGGACTATAAGGCGTTCAAGGCGGACAAGGGCGGCAAGGCGCAGGTGGGGATCAACGTTTCGAAGCGGTTTGGGTATGCGACCGTGGTGTCGGTAGTGCCGGGGAGCCCGGCGGATAAGGCGAATCTGTCAGATGGCGACATTATTGAGGCGATTGGGCCGCAGGATACGCGGGATATCTCGCTGGCGATGATTCAGCTGCTGCTGGAAGGGCAACCGGGGAGCGAGCTGACGGTTTCGGTGGTGCGGCCGCGGAAGGCTGCTCCGGACAAGATTGTGATGACGCGGGTTTCGACGCCGCCGCCGCCGGTTGCGGAGACGATGTATGAGAACTCTTCGATCATTTATCTGAAGCCGGGCGTGCTGGATCATGACCATGTGCAGCAGATCGAGGCGAAGCTGAAGGCTATGCCGAAGGTGGGGAACAAGAAGATTCTGCTGGATCTGCGGGACGTTGCGGCGGGGGATATGCCGGAGGCGACTCGGCTGGCGAACTTCTTCCTGAAGGACGGCACGATTGCGATGCTGGAGGGGCAGAAGGTAGCGAAGCAGACGTTTACGGCCGAGGCGTCGAAGGCGATCAATACGACGGCGCCGGTGGTGGTGCTGGTGAATCGTGGGACGGCGGGGCCGGCGGAGCTGGTGGCTGCGGCGCTGCTGGATAACAAGAGGGCGGACCTGGTTGGCGAGAAGACCTTTGGCGAGGGCGCTCAGCAGAAGACGTTTGAGCTGCCGGATGGTGCGGCGTTGATTCTGTCGATTGCGAAGTACGAGTCGCCTTCGGGGAAGAAGCTGCAGGACGATGGCGTGACGCCGGGCGTTCTGGTGGCTTCGACCGCAGAGGATGCGGTGGCGGAAGAGGATACGACGACTCCGGCGGAGAAGTCGCAGCAGCCGCTGCAGAAGCCTGCGGTGACGGTGGATGAGCAACTTACGAAGGCGCTGGACCTGTTGAAGAGCAAGGCTGCTTAG